One genomic window of Sporosarcina ureae includes the following:
- the ytaF gene encoding sporulation membrane protein YtaF, translating into MTWLLIAGFAISSSIDNFGVGLSYGVQRVRIPFTSNALIAAICFIFSLIGIVAGAWLAEMLPGILPDLIAFAVLSIIGIRIMIIAFRPQRKHQANVFSEPEKMDFDGSSHISLGEALLLGIALSANALTNGIGAGLLALSPIAIALSAAVGSYITLSIGVGLGTKLAGVRIGKMSVGQFGTFMSGVIILLIAATRLF; encoded by the coding sequence ATGACTTGGCTACTGATCGCAGGCTTTGCAATTTCATCTAGCATTGACAACTTTGGAGTTGGACTTTCTTATGGGGTACAGCGAGTACGAATTCCATTCACATCAAATGCACTCATTGCGGCAATTTGTTTTATCTTCAGTTTGATTGGCATAGTTGCCGGTGCATGGCTGGCTGAAATGTTACCGGGCATACTACCCGATCTTATAGCATTTGCTGTACTTAGCATCATCGGAATACGCATTATGATTATTGCATTTCGTCCACAACGAAAACATCAAGCAAATGTATTTAGTGAACCGGAAAAAATGGATTTTGACGGATCTTCGCATATTAGTCTTGGGGAGGCTTTGCTGCTTGGTATTGCGCTATCTGCGAATGCGTTAACGAATGGTATCGGAGCAGGTCTTTTGGCATTGTCACCGATTGCCATCGCATTATCAGCCGCTGTTGGCAGTTATATTACATTGTCAATTGGTGTGGGGCTAGGCACGAAACTGGCAGGCGTGCGGATTGGCAAGATGTCAGTAGGGCAATTCGGAACATTTATGAGTGGGGTGATTATTTTATTGATTGCGGCCACGCGCCTATTCTGA
- a CDS encoding FtsB family cell division protein has protein sequence MKKTQKPSTKNVTSIDTDYVRSMQKKENFKKAQQKRLRNRLAVFFVIVCVVAGSLFNMNAGQKEILAAKHKEKAQAIATLEDLKEQQEQLNTQLIRLDDDEYIAKLARKEYFLSESNEIIFSIPDKKKESEKEIRKE, from the coding sequence ATGAAAAAAACACAGAAGCCCTCAACAAAGAATGTGACATCAATCGATACAGACTATGTGCGCTCCATGCAAAAAAAAGAAAATTTTAAAAAAGCACAACAAAAACGTTTGCGTAATAGGTTGGCTGTATTTTTTGTCATCGTCTGTGTGGTTGCTGGAAGTTTGTTCAATATGAACGCTGGTCAGAAAGAAATTCTGGCTGCGAAACATAAGGAAAAAGCCCAAGCAATAGCTACATTAGAGGATTTGAAAGAACAGCAAGAACAACTGAATACGCAGTTGATTCGATTGGATGATGACGAGTATATTGCGAAACTCGCACGGAAAGAATACTTTCTTTCTGAGTCCAATGAGATCATTTTTTCCATTCCTGATAAGAAAAAAGAGTCAGAAAAAGAGATAAGAAAAGAGTAG
- the tilS gene encoding tRNA lysidine(34) synthetase TilS: MKSLQQKVLKFIDKQTLIPPGSRVLVACSGGVDSMALLHFLATHQQSLVIEVAAIHVDHMLRGVESAEDAFVVKQLCKEFGLPFYSEQIPIPVILDSQGGNMQQVCRQQRYARFEQTMESERFTVLATAHHADDQLETVLIQLSKGQSLNGMPIQRTIHSGKVIRPLLPLRKSELYMYASHHKIMFREDPSNEQDNYLRNRMRHHVLPFLMDENPSVAVNTVRQTEQRQADESLLNELADQHWRSIVTYTQEQLPSFQREAFLAIPHALQKRVIQLLLKCLTNPATENAEWHFAVVDELLQHITNSAGNVTIDLAYGYRFIREYDKLLITKMDIDTASLRPKVLEKGTWHTWGNIQFYWHHASAHMIEEFSPSDEIRYFQLPETELPLTVRLRMTGDRMLIKGMSEPKRVKRILIDEKIGIMQRQQQPVVTTASGTVCAIPGVRYSEMFSRRQLEGDSYIWITREGETR, from the coding sequence ATGAAAAGTTTGCAGCAAAAGGTATTAAAATTTATTGACAAGCAAACGTTGATTCCTCCCGGCTCTCGTGTATTAGTCGCGTGTTCGGGTGGTGTGGATTCCATGGCACTGCTTCACTTTCTAGCGACGCATCAGCAATCTTTGGTCATTGAAGTAGCGGCCATCCATGTAGATCACATGTTGCGTGGAGTTGAATCTGCTGAAGATGCGTTTGTTGTGAAGCAACTGTGCAAGGAATTCGGGCTACCCTTTTATTCTGAACAAATACCTATTCCAGTTATCTTGGATAGCCAGGGCGGTAATATGCAGCAAGTATGTCGGCAACAGCGTTATGCACGTTTCGAACAAACGATGGAAAGTGAGAGGTTCACAGTTCTCGCAACAGCCCATCATGCAGATGACCAACTAGAGACGGTGCTGATTCAATTAAGTAAGGGACAATCATTAAATGGTATGCCTATTCAGCGGACAATCCACTCGGGTAAAGTTATACGTCCACTTCTTCCATTAAGAAAGAGTGAATTGTACATGTATGCGTCACATCATAAAATAATGTTCCGGGAAGATCCAAGTAATGAGCAAGACAATTATTTACGTAATCGTATGCGACATCACGTGCTACCATTCTTGATGGACGAAAACCCATCCGTCGCAGTCAACACAGTCCGCCAAACAGAACAACGGCAAGCGGATGAAAGCTTGCTGAATGAGCTTGCGGATCAACATTGGCGTTCGATTGTTACGTATACGCAGGAGCAGCTTCCCTCTTTTCAACGGGAGGCGTTTCTTGCTATTCCCCACGCTTTACAAAAGCGCGTGATTCAACTACTATTAAAATGTCTAACTAACCCAGCAACAGAGAACGCTGAGTGGCATTTTGCAGTAGTGGATGAACTGTTACAACATATTACGAACTCAGCTGGAAATGTCACAATTGATTTGGCGTATGGCTATCGGTTTATCAGGGAATATGATAAACTGCTAATTACAAAAATGGATATAGATACAGCGTCCCTTCGTCCAAAAGTACTTGAAAAAGGTACTTGGCATACGTGGGGGAATATTCAGTTTTACTGGCATCATGCCAGCGCACATATGATAGAAGAATTCTCACCTTCAGATGAAATCAGGTATTTCCAATTACCTGAGACGGAACTGCCGCTAACTGTACGTCTTCGGATGACCGGAGATAGAATGTTGATCAAAGGAATGTCCGAGCCGAAACGTGTGAAGCGGATATTGATTGATGAGAAGATAGGGATCATGCAAAGGCAGCAGCAACCTGTCGTTACGACAGCAAGCGGTACTGTGTGTGCAATACCTGGTGTACGGTATAGTGAGATGTTTTCACGCCGCCAACTGGAAGGCGATTCATACATATGGATTACGCGAGAAGGCGAGACAAGATAA
- a CDS encoding S1 domain-containing RNA-binding protein codes for MSIEVGSKLEGKVTGITNFGAFVELPSGSTGLVHISEVADNYVKDINDHLKVGDMVEVKVMNVGSDGKIGLSIRKAKPESEQRPQRPQRPTRPRQGSKPSFERPENFEQKMAKFMKDSEERLTTLKRATESKRGGRGARRG; via the coding sequence ATGTCAATTGAAGTAGGCAGCAAGTTAGAAGGTAAAGTAACCGGGATCACAAATTTTGGGGCATTTGTTGAATTGCCAAGCGGATCCACAGGATTAGTCCATATTAGTGAAGTAGCTGACAATTATGTCAAAGATATTAATGATCATTTAAAAGTCGGCGATATGGTTGAAGTCAAAGTAATGAATGTGGGATCTGACGGTAAAATCGGTCTTTCCATCCGTAAGGCTAAACCTGAGTCAGAACAACGTCCACAGCGTCCACAACGTCCAACTAGACCTCGTCAAGGAAGCAAACCGAGCTTTGAACGACCAGAGAATTTTGAACAGAAGATGGCAAAATTCATGAAGGACAGCGAAGAACGTCTAACTACCTTAAAGAGAGCGACAGAGTCCAAGCGTGGCGGTCGTGGAGCCAGAAGAGGATAA
- the hpt gene encoding hypoxanthine phosphoribosyltransferase: MIAQDIEHVLISEEQLEEKVRELGATLTEEYREKFPLAVGVLKGALPFMSDLIKRIDTYIELDFMDVSSYGNATVSSGEVKIIKDLNTSIEGRDVLIIEDIIDSGKTLNYLVELFKYRKANSIKIVTLLDKPTGRKVDLKADYVGFDVPDAFVVGYGLDYAEKYRNLPYIGVLKKEIYSF, translated from the coding sequence ATGATCGCGCAAGATATCGAGCATGTTTTAATTTCAGAAGAGCAACTAGAAGAGAAAGTCCGAGAACTTGGAGCAACATTAACTGAGGAGTACCGTGAAAAATTCCCATTAGCAGTTGGTGTACTTAAAGGTGCACTACCATTTATGAGTGACTTGATCAAACGTATTGATACGTATATCGAATTAGATTTCATGGATGTTTCTAGTTATGGAAATGCGACAGTTTCATCAGGTGAAGTGAAGATCATCAAAGATTTGAACACTAGCATAGAAGGTCGCGACGTGTTGATTATTGAAGACATTATTGACAGTGGGAAGACATTGAATTACTTAGTGGAGCTGTTTAAATACAGAAAAGCAAACTCTATCAAAATCGTTACGTTGTTGGATAAGCCGACAGGACGTAAAGTAGATTTGAAAGCAGATTACGTAGGTTTCGATGTACCAGATGCGTTCGTTGTTGGGTACGGCTTGGATTATGCAGAGAAATACCGTAATTTACCGTACATTGGGGTATTGAAAAAGGAAATTTACTCTTTCTGA
- the mazG gene encoding nucleoside triphosphate pyrophosphohydrolase — protein MNKITVIGLGASDLEQLSLGTYRLLKQADHLYLRTEEHPIVAELRSEGLEMESFDRIYEANDAFEDVYQQIVDKLLELSVQQPITYAVPGHPLVAERTVQLLIEKERTGEIELHIAGGSSFLDPIFTALRIDPIEGFQLLDGTDLKRDDVRMDQHVLIGQVYDAFVASDVKLSLMEKYPDSHVVTIVTSAGSRDEVLTEIPLFELDRTVTLNNLTTVYVPPLLEHEQRLKEWSSLRDIIATLRGPDGCPWDREQTHESLKRYLIEESFELIQAIDEENDDAIVEELGDVLLQVFLHAQIGEDNGYFSMEDVLETVGAKMIRRHPHVFAQTQADTTEEVLTNWQAIKEQEKPKPSMLLEGQERLASSLLTSYNYQKTAAKVGFDWPSIEGAFDKFQEEWQEFQEEVKSGGPEQQLDELGDVLFTIVNIARFLKLSPEEAMWHANEKFKSRFHSVEQSVKQGSGKFENYTVDELEEFWQQAKREEESK, from the coding sequence ATGAATAAAATAACTGTTATCGGACTAGGTGCAAGTGATTTAGAACAACTGTCGCTAGGCACGTATCGATTATTAAAACAAGCGGACCATCTCTATCTTCGGACAGAAGAACATCCCATCGTTGCAGAATTACGTTCGGAAGGGCTAGAGATGGAAAGTTTTGATAGGATTTATGAAGCAAATGATGCGTTTGAAGACGTCTATCAGCAAATCGTCGATAAACTACTGGAATTGAGTGTGCAACAGCCGATTACATACGCTGTGCCGGGACACCCACTTGTAGCGGAACGTACGGTTCAACTGTTGATTGAAAAAGAACGGACAGGTGAGATTGAACTTCATATTGCTGGCGGGAGTAGCTTTTTAGATCCGATTTTTACAGCGTTGCGTATTGATCCGATTGAAGGATTCCAGTTGCTTGACGGTACAGACTTGAAACGTGACGACGTACGCATGGATCAGCATGTATTAATTGGACAAGTCTATGATGCATTCGTCGCTTCTGACGTGAAATTGTCTTTGATGGAGAAATATCCCGATTCTCACGTCGTCACCATCGTTACATCAGCCGGTTCACGAGATGAAGTGTTGACTGAAATACCGCTGTTTGAACTTGACCGAACAGTGACATTGAATAATCTAACGACTGTCTATGTACCGCCGCTACTTGAACACGAACAACGACTGAAAGAGTGGAGTTCATTAAGGGACATCATTGCGACTTTGCGTGGACCGGACGGCTGTCCTTGGGATCGTGAGCAAACGCATGAATCATTGAAGCGCTATTTAATCGAGGAATCCTTTGAGTTGATCCAGGCCATTGATGAAGAAAATGATGATGCTATCGTCGAAGAACTAGGAGATGTTTTGCTACAAGTCTTTCTTCATGCGCAAATCGGGGAAGACAATGGCTACTTCTCCATGGAAGATGTACTCGAAACTGTAGGGGCCAAAATGATACGACGACATCCACATGTATTTGCGCAAACACAAGCTGATACAACCGAAGAAGTGTTGACGAACTGGCAAGCTATCAAGGAGCAGGAAAAACCTAAACCGTCTATGCTGTTAGAAGGACAAGAACGTTTGGCATCGTCCTTGCTGACATCTTATAACTATCAAAAGACCGCAGCCAAAGTTGGGTTTGACTGGCCGTCTATAGAAGGAGCTTTCGACAAGTTCCAGGAAGAGTGGCAAGAGTTTCAGGAAGAAGTAAAAAGTGGTGGGCCGGAGCAGCAGCTAGACGAGCTCGGAGACGTATTGTTCACTATCGTCAACATCGCAAGATTCCTGAAGCTCTCACCAGAAGAAGCCATGTGGCACGCCAACGAAAAATTCAAATCTCGTTTCCATTCCGTGGAGCAATCCGTGAAACAAGGAAGCGGAAAATTTGAAAATTATACAGTAGACGAACTAGAAGAATTCTGGCAACAGGCCAAAAGAGAGGAAGAATCTAAATGA
- the yabQ gene encoding spore cortex biosynthesis protein YabQ, with product MSLSVQFFSLLAMIGTGITAGIVLDLFGTIVAACDKRSFIRRWAFWFECLIWIMLGIMSFWVLVLVRDGAWRMYDPVAQISGLLLYAAIFHHPVRIVGRLLLLVVLRPIWLIIRLVYLTIQRIFYLIVSILSVITSPFIRLVKNVGKFLQNKCRVLYNRVQ from the coding sequence ATGAGCCTATCCGTCCAGTTCTTCAGTCTATTGGCGATGATCGGGACAGGTATTACTGCTGGAATTGTACTGGATTTATTCGGAACCATTGTCGCCGCGTGCGATAAACGTTCATTCATTAGAAGATGGGCATTCTGGTTTGAATGCCTTATCTGGATTATGTTAGGGATCATGTCGTTTTGGGTATTAGTTTTGGTACGCGACGGGGCATGGAGAATGTATGACCCTGTTGCCCAGATTAGTGGCTTGTTATTGTACGCAGCTATCTTCCATCATCCCGTGAGAATTGTAGGTAGACTACTGTTACTTGTGGTGCTTAGGCCGATTTGGCTCATCATTCGTCTTGTCTACCTAACGATTCAACGTATTTTCTATTTAATTGTTTCTATTCTGTCAGTAATCACGTCACCGTTTATAAGATTAGTGAAGAACGTAGGGAAATTCCTTCAAAATAAATGCAGAGTACTATATAATAGAGTGCAATAG
- a CDS encoding RNA-binding S4 domain-containing protein, producing MRLDKFLKVSRFIKRRTLAKQVADQGRITINGKVAKASSVVKPGDELSIRFGQKIVNATVNELKASTKKEDAAGMYTITSEERLEKVEPEFVDDEN from the coding sequence ATGAGACTCGACAAGTTTTTAAAAGTATCACGCTTTATAAAACGCCGAACGCTAGCGAAGCAAGTGGCTGACCAAGGCAGAATCACAATTAATGGGAAAGTAGCCAAGGCATCGTCTGTTGTCAAACCGGGTGATGAACTTTCAATCCGATTTGGCCAAAAGATCGTCAATGCTACGGTAAATGAGCTGAAGGCGTCAACTAAAAAAGAAGACGCAGCAGGTATGTACACGATCACTAGCGAAGAGCGCTTAGAGAAAGTAGAACCTGAGTTTGTAGACGATGAAAATTAA
- a CDS encoding SpoIIE family protein phosphatase: protein MKMIDNMERPIVQMFRAYWQEFMNRKVYLLTALLFLVGSFFLSQAVVFDMAVPFFLPIWALASMRYRQHMIYVFIGGMAGSAFLGVGQAVIHLAQLLLFHSIIKIPVVKRSIPIAVAGAMIIPQLIWQLVKYGDGMLPLAIQLSIGLEALLALFMTIFMLLAFPSIERMLYGPWNPEQISAMCIVGALAATGMGGFQIGTVSVAGVFLFLAIFVAAVVGGVPFATTVGMIIALIIGVSELSFTGMMALYGMTGLLAGSLKRFGKLGVITGSVFVSLFFLLYDATLPLDTVHFSTVGAAALLFILIPSRKLSQIRQVLLPKQEGISEKRQQWLADKLDGQLEEFQQFAHFMSTLVNDRLSPEEEVAATSQVPSICQSCFRYRKCWESEEDSIEPLIDEWETTYSATKKAARVRVEQKMKYKCLRFKGLMNELEERGANKLLMGQLQHGRKMLALQLRDMSTHIEKVMREVKEDLTTYKLAEEELANRLQSQAIEFFQIDILSEERGACRIVISVPEKKADFEAETTVGEYLLLPILEQMYDEPMHISKSTYQPFPFPHVQLTFSSAVRFSLDYDIVTTAGKGSFNGGDAYELFKIHDGLSAVLLSDGMGQDINAYHESRKVIRLMRECLGQKMDPETAIHTLHYMMALNGLDDMYATLDLALIDLQEGRLWSWKAGSMSTYIKRSDDCIRLDSKTVPFGFLPSFSIEAKNEKLKSGDIVVMMTDGIFNGDIPLDIQEDVMNQTIERFKDMDCRTIADQVMMEMERVFESVEDDRTILVMKVGHIVPKWSKANKQPRIISS, encoded by the coding sequence ATGAAGATGATTGACAATATGGAACGACCAATTGTACAGATGTTCAGGGCGTACTGGCAAGAGTTTATGAATCGGAAAGTATACTTGCTAACTGCCCTTCTATTCTTAGTAGGATCATTCTTTCTATCGCAAGCAGTAGTATTCGATATGGCAGTACCATTCTTCTTGCCGATCTGGGCATTAGCAAGTATGCGCTACCGTCAACACATGATCTACGTATTTATAGGAGGGATGGCAGGCAGTGCGTTTCTTGGGGTAGGACAAGCTGTCATTCATTTGGCGCAATTACTACTGTTTCATTCAATCATAAAGATTCCAGTCGTGAAAAGGTCTATTCCAATCGCTGTGGCCGGAGCAATGATTATTCCACAATTAATTTGGCAGCTCGTTAAATACGGCGATGGGATGTTGCCTTTAGCCATTCAGTTGTCTATAGGGTTAGAAGCGTTGCTTGCGTTGTTCATGACCATTTTCATGTTACTGGCTTTTCCTTCTATAGAAAGAATGCTGTATGGGCCGTGGAATCCTGAGCAGATCAGTGCGATGTGTATTGTGGGAGCGCTGGCAGCTACCGGGATGGGAGGATTCCAAATCGGTACGGTATCGGTTGCGGGGGTGTTCTTGTTTTTAGCGATATTTGTAGCCGCCGTAGTGGGGGGAGTGCCGTTCGCTACAACTGTCGGAATGATTATTGCATTAATCATAGGTGTATCAGAGTTGTCCTTCACGGGCATGATGGCGTTATATGGTATGACTGGTTTGTTGGCAGGTTCACTAAAACGCTTTGGAAAGCTAGGGGTCATCACCGGCAGTGTCTTTGTTTCGCTCTTTTTCCTTCTATATGATGCGACACTGCCTCTAGATACCGTTCACTTTTCCACAGTTGGTGCCGCGGCTTTACTGTTTATATTGATTCCTTCACGTAAATTAAGTCAAATACGACAAGTTTTATTGCCGAAACAAGAAGGAATATCGGAAAAGCGACAGCAATGGCTGGCGGATAAACTGGACGGGCAGTTAGAGGAGTTCCAACAGTTTGCTCATTTCATGTCAACACTTGTGAATGATCGTCTGTCACCCGAAGAGGAAGTGGCGGCAACAAGTCAAGTACCATCTATTTGTCAATCCTGTTTTCGTTACCGAAAGTGCTGGGAAAGTGAAGAGGACAGTATAGAACCGTTGATTGACGAATGGGAAACAACTTATTCTGCAACGAAAAAAGCGGCACGTGTACGTGTTGAACAGAAGATGAAATATAAATGTCTACGTTTTAAAGGATTAATGAATGAATTAGAAGAGAGAGGGGCCAATAAATTATTGATGGGGCAGTTGCAGCATGGTCGAAAGATGCTAGCACTACAATTGCGTGATATGAGTACGCATATTGAAAAAGTTATGAGAGAGGTAAAGGAAGATCTGACAACGTATAAGTTGGCTGAAGAAGAGCTTGCGAATCGTTTACAATCACAAGCCATAGAGTTTTTTCAAATAGATATATTATCAGAAGAACGGGGTGCCTGCAGAATTGTGATTTCTGTACCGGAAAAAAAGGCGGATTTTGAAGCCGAAACGACGGTCGGAGAATATTTATTACTGCCTATCTTGGAGCAAATGTACGATGAACCGATGCATATTTCAAAATCGACTTATCAGCCGTTCCCGTTCCCGCATGTACAACTGACCTTTAGTTCAGCTGTTCGTTTTTCACTTGATTATGATATCGTCACGACAGCTGGAAAGGGATCGTTCAATGGTGGTGATGCGTATGAGCTATTCAAGATTCATGATGGCTTGTCAGCCGTACTGTTGTCGGACGGGATGGGACAAGACATCAATGCTTACCACGAAAGTAGAAAGGTAATCCGGCTGATGCGGGAGTGTCTGGGTCAAAAAATGGATCCGGAAACAGCGATCCACACTTTGCATTATATGATGGCATTGAACGGATTGGATGATATGTATGCAACGCTCGACTTGGCGTTAATTGATTTACAAGAAGGGCGACTATGGTCGTGGAAAGCAGGTTCGATGAGTACCTACATTAAAAGAAGTGATGATTGTATTCGGTTAGACAGCAAAACAGTACCATTTGGTTTCTTGCCGTCATTTTCTATAGAAGCGAAAAATGAAAAGCTCAAGTCCGGTGATATCGTCGTTATGATGACGGACGGCATATTTAATGGAGATATACCGCTTGATATCCAGGAAGACGTGATGAATCAAACGATAGAACGCTTTAAAGATATGGATTGTCGGACGATTGCAGATCAAGTAATGATGGAGATGGAACGGGTATTTGAGTCAGTGGAGGATGATCGGACGATTCTCGTAATGAAAGTCGGCCATATTGTGCCAAAGTGGTCAAAAGCGAATAAGCAACCTCGAATCATTTCTAGCTAA
- the yabP gene encoding sporulation protein YabP: MQIQTDSSMYTIPSGDHVVTMRNRKRMDLTSVKTIDRFDQEEFLVRTSLGVLQIRGEELRIVHLDVDKGLLTLEGTVQTLQYDDEEAGSRNFLHKLFG; the protein is encoded by the coding sequence ATGCAGATTCAAACAGACAGCTCCATGTATACTATTCCATCAGGAGACCACGTAGTGACGATGCGCAATCGCAAAAGAATGGACCTCACATCCGTGAAAACGATCGACCGCTTTGACCAGGAGGAATTTCTTGTTAGAACATCGCTAGGCGTACTGCAAATCCGTGGGGAGGAACTGCGTATTGTACATCTAGATGTGGACAAGGGCCTACTCACGCTTGAAGGTACTGTCCAAACACTTCAATATGATGACGAAGAAGCAGGTTCACGCAATTTCCTCCATAAATTATTCGGATGA
- a CDS encoding putative polysaccharide biosynthesis protein — protein MALTKWNMKSFMKGASILTIAAIIVKVLSAVYRVPFQNLVGDKGFYIYQQVYPFIGIFIVWTSSGFAVAVSKMLAESKSPGESRGILRVSLAYLLVLSIGIFLLLRSGSSFFAELMGDTALAPVLQAGAYIVLVLPFLAVLKGVFQSEGQMIPVAISNVSEQLFRVIIVLAGTWIAIRAGTSLYKVGEITMWAAVAGEATGVLILTWFFLQRERLVAVTVKPWQVIKDLTKISIGVSASSLILLVFQLVDSFTIYNALIEAGTMSETAMEMKGVYDRGQPLVQMGILLASTLALALVPLIAHHASKNDRRGALPFISLTFRTSILFGWAATIGLVLVLPFVNEMLFQSRTGSVALIIFCMQIFWLSIILPLTAILQGSGKVRGPLLLMLLGVVIKLSTTPLMVHQYGIEGAAASGAISFAIVAILLIFYFKRFWKFPLAPRRFYTVLIIASVAMAGILIPWMLLADSWLFDGLSSRTSSTLTAMSAVAIGAIIFLFVILKSRIMNEKEWYLLPFGKRLATAQLWLTKNRR, from the coding sequence ATGGCGTTGACTAAATGGAATATGAAGTCGTTTATGAAAGGTGCATCGATTCTAACTATTGCTGCCATCATCGTCAAAGTGCTAAGCGCGGTTTATCGAGTGCCCTTTCAAAACTTAGTTGGAGATAAAGGATTCTATATTTATCAGCAAGTGTATCCGTTTATCGGAATATTTATCGTTTGGACGTCCTCGGGTTTTGCTGTCGCGGTGTCTAAAATGCTTGCAGAAAGCAAAAGTCCTGGAGAATCACGTGGAATTTTACGTGTGTCACTAGCCTATCTACTTGTTTTATCAATAGGGATTTTTCTGTTATTGCGTTCAGGTTCTTCTTTCTTTGCAGAACTAATGGGAGACACTGCACTAGCTCCCGTTTTGCAGGCAGGTGCATATATCGTCCTCGTACTGCCGTTCCTAGCTGTGCTGAAGGGTGTCTTTCAATCAGAAGGGCAAATGATACCTGTAGCGATTTCCAACGTCTCAGAGCAGTTGTTCAGGGTGATCATCGTCCTTGCGGGTACGTGGATTGCGATACGTGCAGGAACATCACTTTATAAGGTAGGGGAAATTACGATGTGGGCAGCAGTTGCAGGAGAAGCGACAGGTGTCTTGATCCTGACTTGGTTCTTCCTGCAACGAGAACGTTTGGTGGCAGTTACTGTGAAGCCGTGGCAAGTGATTAAAGATCTGACCAAGATTAGCATTGGTGTCAGTGCGAGTTCTTTAATTTTACTGGTATTTCAATTGGTGGACTCTTTTACGATCTATAACGCATTAATCGAGGCGGGGACAATGAGTGAGACCGCTATGGAAATGAAAGGTGTCTATGATCGGGGACAGCCGCTTGTGCAAATGGGTATTTTGCTTGCATCTACATTGGCGCTAGCCCTCGTACCGTTAATCGCGCATCATGCATCTAAAAATGATAGACGGGGCGCCTTACCGTTCATTAGTTTGACGTTCCGGACATCTATTTTATTCGGTTGGGCTGCGACGATAGGGTTGGTTCTCGTACTACCTTTCGTTAATGAAATGCTGTTTCAATCACGAACAGGATCTGTTGCGTTAATCATCTTCTGTATGCAGATTTTCTGGTTGTCGATTATTTTACCACTGACAGCAATTCTTCAAGGAAGTGGTAAAGTGCGTGGGCCGTTACTACTCATGCTGCTTGGTGTCGTAATCAAACTGTCAACTACACCATTAATGGTTCATCAATATGGAATTGAAGGTGCCGCTGCGTCAGGCGCTATTTCATTCGCAATCGTTGCTATATTATTGATTTTTTACTTTAAAAGATTTTGGAAGTTTCCGCTGGCTCCGCGACGGTTTTATACCGTGCTAATTATTGCTAGTGTTGCAATGGCAGGGATATTGATTCCCTGGATGCTTCTAGCCGACTCATGGTTGTTTGATGGATTATCCTCACGTACAAGCTCAACGTTAACTGCAATGTCAGCTGTCGCAATTGGAGCAATCATATTCCTTTTCGTCATCTTGAAATCACGTATAATGAATGAAAAAGAGTGGTATTTACTGCCTTTTGGAAAACGATTGGCAACTGCTCAACTATGGCTAACTAAAAATAGAAGGTGA